CCAGCCCGGTCAAATTGGAGATTGACACGGTAGGGATGAACTACAGCGACTTACTTTGTTGAAGTCGCTGTTTCTGACGCTTCCTCGCTCCTAGTTGCTTCATGCTTCCACAATCAGTAGAGCTAGGCAGCTCTGCGTCTAAAGAGGTTCGTTCCAAGCCCCTTGCCCAAATCTCATTTACTTGGGCAGCATTGATATCTCTGTCTTCGGTATGACCGCAGTCAGGATTAGAGCAAACATGAACTCTATCAGCTAAACTCTTAGGCGTTAATTCCCAACATTTAGCACACCGTTGAGTTGGCTTGAGCATCCGGGTTGGTGACTCAACATAAAACCCACCTGCCTCAGCCGATTTGTAGGTTAATAAATCACCGACTAGACCAAACCCAACGTCTAGAATAGACCGATTTAATCCGGCTTTCTGTTTCTTACGCTTACCCTTTTTTGCTTTTCGAGTCATGCCCTTGACGTTTAACTGCTCACCACCGATTAGGCTATTACCGCTGACTATATCACTGGTTACTTTGTGCAGCCAATCTTCCCGTTGTCGGGCTATTTTGCTCTGAACTTTAGAGAGCTGTTTACGTTCTTTTTTCCATCGCCTCGACCCCTTGACCTTCTTATTCCTATTCGGCGGTCTCTTGCGTCTTAACCGCTTTGAGGCTACCT
The nucleotide sequence above comes from Coleofasciculus chthonoplastes PCC 7420. Encoded proteins:
- a CDS encoding RNA-guided endonuclease InsQ/TnpB family protein; its protein translation is VASKRLRRKRPPNRNKKVKGSRRWKKERKQLSKVQSKIARQREDWLHKVTSDIVSGNSLIGGEQLNVKGMTRKAKKGKRKKQKAGLNRSILDVGFGLVGDLLTYKSAEAGGFYVESPTRMLKPTQRCAKCWELTPKSLADRVHVCSNPDCGHTEDRDINAAQVNEIWARGLERTSLDAELPSSTDCGSMKQLGARKRQKQRLQQSKSL